TGGTTGCAGGTTTGGCGAGGGGAGACGGGCCAGACGGGAGAAATAATGCAGGGTGGATCACTGCATCAGTCCGTCAGTGGAGCAACATCCTTTTTCTCTCATGTTCCAGAGCTTGCCTTTCCTTGCTTCTCGACTGCTCACTTCTGGCTTTTGCAGCCTGGAGGAACGTCGGCGCCATCTCCAGCTCTCTCGCCGACCTTTCTTGATAGGTTCAGCCGTTCAGGCTGGGCTGAGTGATTGGGCCAGGGTCCATGGTAAGCGCAAGCGCGCCGCATCTGGCCGGTGCTAGCTCCCTCACCCCACTCGTGGCCCAGCTTCTTCTGGGACATGGAGTCTAACACCAGTTCAGCTAACTGTCCTTGGCCGCGCCGACCGGCAATACTGCCAGATGGGAGAGCGTACGTCCTTTCTGACCGTGCCGCGCGTCACCGGCCTTTGGCCTTGTTCAACCACCGGTCCAGCGGGCCTAGCGGTAGCAGCAGCCAGGAAGCAGGATCACTCGGAGATTCCGGCTGATCTAGGACGTCGCGACAGGCATGCTAGCAACAGGCGAGAATTTGGTGAACGGATCACAGACACTGAAGATTCGGTGAGAGACCTAGGAACAAGAGGACGGATTTCAGTATGTCAGCTCGGAGTATCTTGCACTTGCGCATCGTACTCATCATGCGAAGTTTTTGTTTTTTGGCAGAAATAATTGAGGTCGCGCGTAGGCTCAAACATTAAACCATAAATTTTGATCGAGTCGAAATGGCTTATTTTTCACGAGGCAGAGATACATTCTTTGTGTGCGGGGATGCAGTATAATAGGCTGTGGTCTCTTTGCAAAAGATTGTGGAGCATGGACTTGCAACCAAGGTTTTAGAATTTAGTTGTGATGTGTTGGTATTAGAACATCTCCAATAGATTACTCATCACTCTTCCTAATACCAAAAGTTGATGTTTCGGTGATTGGAGGTGCTCCAGCAGATTACCAATCCAATTCCCGTTATGTAAAAGTTTTCGGTAATCAACAAAGCACAAACTCCCTCTCACCTAAATGAAGGGGATTCATCCCTCTACTATATTCTTGATGATTGGATTTTGATAGTCTGCTGCAGTAACcattaaaaaatataaaaatataaaagtaGTTATTGGTAATGGAGAGAGTGCGTTTTGGATGTGTGGTACGAGTAATCTGTTGGAGATGCTCAGGATGCGCAATGTCCTCGTGGTTGAAAGACAGAAATGTCTAGTGCCGTGCTATACACGAAATTCACAGCTGTCTAACTTTATTGTTCCAGGCTTGGCTGCTTGTATTCTAGCACATAACTGAACAAACCTTTGCATGTGTATGTCTACGATGTCCTTTAAAGTAATGTTGATATCATATATGACGACATTTCTTCAAGAAAATTATATATGGACGACGCTTTTGCTATATTACTTAACTACCACGCAGTAGTATTCAGAAGTTACCGATGGTGCAACAACTCGATGGGAAGTTTAGTGGCATTTCGAAATTCGGATGTTCTTCGATGTTTAGGGCACGAGGACAACAACAAGGCCCAGATTGGTTCAAGAAAAGGGTCCCGATCCATATGGCCCAAACCGGCCCATTTGGGTGCATAAAAATGCAACAGCCACGGCCACGCGAGATAAGCCAGGGCCCTCAGGACGGGGCCGGCTGCTCCTGCTGAGTCCGCGGTTCACCCTGCGAGGTGGGCACGCGCGCCGTCGCCCGTCCCACACGTGTCGCCACGTGCCGCCCTGAGGCCTGAGAGGACCGGAAGTCAATGCGCACCGCAAGGACCCCACCCAGGCCCGGCCGAGCCGACGAGGGCAGGCGCAAAGCGGCGGGCGACCGCCGACGGCCGGCCGACCCACCCACACCCACCGTAAAGCCCCATCACCTCGCCTCGTGCCGCAGGAAGGAGGAGGACCTTTCGAGAACGTACAGGTACAGGCTCCCGGGCCGTGTGCACCGAGACCACGATACCTTCGGGCTCCAAGTGATCCCTGGGCGCCACGTCCAAGCCAAGCACCCGATGCCGTCGCCACCTGCCGCTCTAGTGCGTATAAAGCGAAGCGAGCCTACCCACCCCCTGTGCGCCCCCACTGAATCTCCGCTGTCCCATCCGCCGAAGAAACCTGCCTCTCCTTCTCGCGGACGCTGCCGGCGTCTAGCAATTTGGAGGGCCAAGGAGCCGAGCTGAGCACGCGTCGATCTGGTCACTGTGTTGTGGAGTTTGGTTGTGCACTTGTGCCTTGAGCGGAGTCGGTCGGGCGGGCGGTCGATCCGAAGGAGAGATGGGCAAGTCGTGGGCACTCATCACCCACCTCCACACCGTCGCCGGGTATGTTCAGAATCCCCTGCACCTTCTTCCCAAGCCGTCTCTCTCGCCGATCGTtgcttccgtttcttctcgatCCTTTTGCAAGTCTGCGAGCTGCCTGGtctgatgttgtgtgctgtgtTGCTCGATCTTCTGTTCAATTCGCAGGCCGAGCATCACCCTGCTCTACCCACTGTAAGTCcagcatccatccatccatgatCGATTTGCCGAGCGCTGGTGCTTTACTCTACCATCAGTCGCCGcagagcgcgcgcggcgcgtgaGAAACTGAGAACTCTGAAAAAAACAAACTCTTTTTTGGGGCGTGGTGGCGCAGGTACGCGTCGGTGTGCGCGATGGAGAGCCCGACCAAGGTGGACGACGAGCAGTGGCTGTCCTACTGGATCATCTACTCCTTCATCACCCTGCTCGAGATGGTCGCCGAGCCCGTGCTCTACTGGTAATTTaaccgcgccccgccgccacggTGTTCGCTGGAGATCAGCCGCTAGCTCTTCGCGCTCATCAAGTCTGACGCCTGATCTCTCCTGGATACATTTCTGACGACGATGCTCTGACAGGATCCCGATCTGGTACCCGGTGAAGCTGCTGTTCGTGGCGTGGCTGGTGCTGCCGCAGTTCAAGGGCGCCTCCTTCATCTACGAGAAGCTCGTCAGGGACCAGCTCAGGAAGTACCGCGCCAGGCACCTCCGcatgggcgccgccgccgccgacgacgaTCAGAAGGTGCACATAGCCAAGGTAGGTAATCAAGACTGCTTCCATGTTCAGACGTCTCTGCCTTCTTCCGTGCGTGCTAATTTTTATGTTCCTTTCTTCCGAACATTTCTTTTCGCAGACTGAACACGACCATGTGCAGTGAAGCCGGCGAGATCCGGCAGAGACCAGCAACGACTTCTCTGCAGATGATGCTGTTCATGTGCCCTAGATATCGCTGCCTCTGGAGGACCGGCGCACCTTCCTTTGGCGTATCATGTATCTGATCGAACTCTCAATGTGTATGTACTGTAGCCCCCGTAGTTGCACGAACTGCTTCTGCAGTAAGAACGATAGGATGTAATGTTCGCGTATCCCATCAACTTGAGTGTTAAACTTCTGTAGGACCGAAAAATGCGACCAGAGGAGGGGTGAATGGGAGCAACTCAAAATAATTTCGCACGGAAGCAAACAGATGAAACTTCTAAATTTCAAGAACTTTAGCAAATTAGATCCAAACGCTAGGAAACTCGAAATATAGGTTCATAAGATCACTAGAAAGCTATTTCTAAAATATTATGCAAGGAAATTAAGTATAAAATGCGGATCAAGAAAATCTAGATTGAAACCAACGATAAACCGGAAGAAAATCTAGATTGAAACCAACGATAAACCGGATGAAGAACAAATAAGCACGATGCAATGAAACGAAGAACCATATTTAATGATAAAGTATTAAACTAAGTACTTGTTCTTACAAGATTGCATCTAGCCTCCGTCCGATTGTCCTCCCTCTCTTGATTAGAGAGATCAACAAAAATCCCTCACTAGGAATTAAACCTTAGGCTAGACTGGAGAGAGGAGTGCATGCAAGAAGAGCTTTAGGGAGGCGGCTACTGTAGCGCGGGACTGTTCACGGCGGCTACTGTAGCAAACACCCAAAAACCCTAAAACCGCATCCCCCTCAATCCTAGGTGCCACATATTTATAACCCATAGGGTGGCACTACGTAAATTACAAATTTGCCATTATGTAAATCAAATTAACGTAATCGGCGCGTATCACACAATATCATCCTCCACGGCAAACAATCTCGATGTCCGCGATCCTTCCATCTAGCACCATGGCGTCCCGTGATCTCGCCGCACGACGATCCGGAATCTTCTCGCGATCGACAATTGTCCCCGTCTTCGGCCACGTCCGCCGCAACGAACGTCCGGGATCTTGGTTTTGTGGCTTAACCAAGAAACCGTCCACCAACGTTCTCTCGCTGTGTCGTCAGGTACAGTAGACATACACCGCACGATCTCAAATCCCTCGAACGCAAGTCTTGATCCACCCTTCACCGCTCTCAGTCCATCGGCGTGGCATCATATCTTCATTCTTCACACGTCGCCGCATGTTCAGTCTCCACCTATCACCTGCAACGACACCAACCAAGAGAAACGTCACACGCACACTGTGTTGTTCAATCACTCATCACAAGGTCCTAGCCCCACGGGCATCTCAATCTCCCCCTTGATGAGTGCATTGACAACACCACACCACACAAATTTATTCAAACAAAAATAGAgtaaaagaagaaagaaaagaaagcaaTCTAACAAACTTGATCCCCACAGACATGGGCTAGCAACAAAAGCTAGGCTCGACACAATCAAGACAAATACAAGAGTAACTGAAAAGCTCCAAAGCTGACAAACTCCCCCTGTCAAAATGCTCAAACTCAACCTCCCCCTGAGACTCAGCAACATTTCAAAAGCATAATCTCAGCAATAAAAATAATTAACTCCCCCTGCAAAATGAATTTGTGTCACTCATTCTCCCCCTTGTTGACAAAGCACTCCGTCAAGTAAAAGATACATGAGGGGACGTCACAGATAGAAGCTTCAGAGACATATATCAAATACTTATACCAGCGAACCAGCAAAACCAGCCGTTCAGAAAAACAGCAACACAATGCAATGACCAtagaaatttaaatttgaaccttTTGAAAACCAATTAGTCAGACCATGCAAACAAATTCAAAGCCAGTATCAAGCTGAAGAAAAGACATATAGCAAGCTCACACGACGGGTAACAAAGCTTCCAATCAAAGTTCACTGCAAATGCTTGAATCAGGTCTATGCCATGAAAGACAAACCCGTGGCACACACAACACCTGCGACTGGGGCAAGCTGTGAGTAACCAACTTAGGCTGCCATGCCTAAAGCACAAGTCTGTATATACAAACCCAAATCTCagcatcatatatatatatatattgttccCAATGTTATATGCTGAATACTGAATCCATTTTTCTTTTGTTGTCCCTGCTGATCTGGGATCTTTTGACAGCCCCTGGACTATAGAGTGCCCGGTTCATGTGTGTCTTTGCGACACAAAGAACATTTGTTCTTTCATAGGCCCAAAAGAAGCTACATTCACAGTGACGAACCGGTCTTTGACCCATTGAAAGGAGCCATAACCGAACCGTGAGCAAGATATATGTCGAGTATTCAACCAGATACTAGAACAAGAACATGTAAACAAGCCTGATAAAATCATGAAGTATCTGTGTGCTGTTTTCAAAACAAAATATGGTCACCCAAAGCATCACAACCTCTCCAAAGGCGTTTATCACAAATTCGCTGAAACAAGTATAAGGCATATGTAACCAAAGCGACAAAAATATTGATACTAGAAAGGATAACACACACCAAACTCACCACACAAACGTGCAAACGTGGCTTGATCGAGTGGTTTAGTTAAAATATCAGCCAACTGCTGACTAGTATCAACATGCTTAAGCTCAATATCACCCTTTTCAACATGATCTCTTAGAAAATGATAACGAACATCAATATGTTTCGTTTTAGAATGCAGGACAGGATTCTTAGCAACACTGATGGCACTAGTGCTATCACACAAGAGAGGAACATGAGAAAACGACAAACCAAAATCGCGAAGGGTAGCTATCATCCATAAAAGCTAAGAACAACAACTAGCAGCAGCAACATACTCGGTCTCTGTAGTAGATTGACCAACATTAGATTGTTTTCTAGAGGACCAAGAAACAAGAGAAGAACCCAAAAACTGGCAAGTACCCGATGTAGATTTTCTATCCAAACGACACCCAGCAAAATCAGCATCCGAATAACCACACAAACTGAGCGTCGAAGAAGCAGAGTACCAAAGGCCAAATTCAGGAGTGAAATGAAGGTACCTCATTATGCGCTTCACCGCTTGACGATGAGAGGTCCTGGGAGACGCCTGAAAACGAGCGCACAGACACACAGCAAAGTGTAGATCCGGTCTCGTCGCAGTCAAGTACAAAAGCGACCCAATCATGCTTCTATATTCCTTCTGATCCACGGATTCTCCATCTTCATCAGCATCCAAAGCTGCGCTAGTCGGAATGGGCGTTGACTTTGGCTTAGCATCAGCCATGTCGAACTTCTTCAGGACATCCATTGTATATTTTCCCTGATGCACAAATGTCCCTTCCTGTGTTTGTTTAATTTGCAATCCTAGGAAAAAGGTCAACtcacccatcatagacatctcaaactCCTTACTCATTGATTCTGCAAACTTTGCAACAAGAAAATGAGACGAACCACCAAAAATGATATCATCCACGTATATCTGAACTATTAGAGAATCATTGCCTTGTCTGAGGAGAAATAAAGTTTTATCAACAGAACCCATTTTGAACCCATTTTCAAGTAGAAAAGTTTTCAGTCTAGCATACCAAGCACGAGGTGCTTGCTTCAACCCATATAAAGCCTTTTGCAACTTGAAAACATGATTAGGAAATTTAGGATGTTCAAAACCAGGGGGTTGTTTAACATAAACTTCCTCTTCTATATACCCATTCAAAAAGGCACTCTTCACGTCCATTTGATAAAGCTTAAAACCACGTGAAGCAGCAAAAGCAAGCAAAATGCGAATAGCTTCTAAACGAGCAAcaggagcaaaagtttcaccataaTCAATACCCTCCTTTTGACAGAAACCCTGAGCCACCAATCTGGCTTTGTTTCTGACAACAAGACCATCTTCCCCTTGTTTGTTCTTAAAAACCCATTTAGTACCAATTGGTTTGCAAGAAAAAGGTGGATCAACCAAAACCCAAACCTGATTCCGTTCAAAATTTTCTAACTCCTCATGCATGGCATTGACCCAGTTAGAATCAGACAGCGCATGTCCAACATCACGGGGTTCAAAAGAGGCAACAAATGCAGAATGCGCAAGGACACATTGATTTCTAGATTTATACCTTGTCGTGCGCTCATTCAAGTTACCTATCATTTGTTGAGGTGGATGGCAACGCTGAATATGTCGAGGTGCTGTTCTAACAGAAGTTGCCTCCCCCTCAATGGTAGCTGGTTCATGATCAACAGTAGGTATAGCTGCAGGATCTGCTGTGGATGTGAAAAGCTCTGAAGGCCCATCGTGTATCGTGCTACTAGGCGTCTGAATGGGAGTTGCCTCGAGCACAGCTGAATCCtctgttgcatcatcatcatcgtcaagTCCATCAACCTCATCTTCAAAAATGCTTTGTCCAATCTCATTATCACCTGCACACTCAAAAGCAGAAGAGAAACAAGGCATCGTCTCGTCGAAGGTGACCTCACATGTCTCCTCGATGCGATTAGTATCAAGATTAAGAACCCGGTAAGCTCGCCCTTGCAAAGCATATCCCAAGAACAACCCATCAGAAGAACGTGATTCAAATTTGTCCAAATTTCCTTTTTTCAGAATAAAGCATTTACAACCAAATACGTGAAAATGAGAAACTTTTGG
The Panicum hallii strain FIL2 chromosome 6, PHallii_v3.1, whole genome shotgun sequence genome window above contains:
- the LOC112897294 gene encoding protein HVA22-like isoform X2, encoding MGKSWALITHLHTVAGYASVCAMESPTKVDDEQWLSYWIIYSFITLLEMVAEPVLYWIPIWYPVKLLFVAWLVLPQFKGASFIYEKLVRDQLRKYRARHLRMGAAAADDDQKVHIAKTEHDHVQ
- the LOC112897294 gene encoding protein HVA22-like isoform X1 translates to MGKSWALITHLHTVAGPSITLLYPLYASVCAMESPTKVDDEQWLSYWIIYSFITLLEMVAEPVLYWIPIWYPVKLLFVAWLVLPQFKGASFIYEKLVRDQLRKYRARHLRMGAAAADDDQKVHIAKTEHDHVQ